CCAtcccctggggctctggggcagagcctgagccccttccccGGCGGGAGGACCCTGCACCCTGGGCacagtgcagccacagctgcgCCCAGCCCTTCTCACCCTCCTTCCACACCCTCCCTGCCAAACAGCAGCAGCGTGAggcacctgcagcctgtgctggggagccCCAGGTTCCTGCCCCACAGTCTGGGAagtccccagcagcacctccttcCTCCCCCGGGGGGAACTGGGGTGCCCATAtctgccccgcgccccagcaGCCGCTGTCCGTGCTGGGGATGGTGCCCACCTTcaccctctgcctgctgggcagcgctgccctgctgctcagcaccccGCCCGGGGCTCAAGGTAAGGCAGAGCAGCcgctctgctcccctgggaccTTCCTCCCACcgccctcctcttcctcactgctgctcctctcctcgCTGAGCCCCGGGCTTTTCCCTGGAGGGAAATGGGAGCCCTGCACTGGTCCTGGGCATCACAGAGCCTGcgagctcctctgctgctggcagagaccCTCatcagagccaggctggcacccCCAGCCCGGGCTGGCACCCCCGCCCAGCCCCCGGCAGCACAGACCCCCGGGGTGCTGCTGgacccctgcactgccctgggtgtccctgggctgggctggggcctTAGGAGGGGCTTCAGAGCCTGCAGAACGGCCAGGAAAGGCTCCTGACCTCGCTGGGGGGTTGACATGAGATGCTGGACACCCAGATTTTTCAGCTGAGGTTGCAGCTGAGGAGCGCAGGGAGGGTCCCGCAGCCCCAGGGACCCGCCCCAGCTGCAGCCCGCGGTGCATGCCCTGCTCGAGGGCACCAGGCTGCACAGACCCTTCCACACGGCAGGAGCCCTGCGAGCTGTGCGGTTGAACATCTCCCTTCTCtcattccccttttcctttcccagctgcctaTTGCCCCTTCCCAAGGGTCCAGTACGGGTCGGTGCTCCCTTACCGCCATCACTACAGGACATGGGAAACTGTGACCTTCAACTGCCACCCGGGGTACACCCTGCGGGGTCCCCACGGCAGCACCTGCGGGGCCGGCTCCAGGTGGGACCCTCCCCCGCCAGAGTGCAGAAAGGGTGAGTGAGTGTCCCCTCTTGTGTCCTCTCAGATTCAGCGGAAAGGCAAAGCCGGGATGGGTCTGtcctgccttcccttctccaagcacagacacagaaacgCTGCGGTGGGCACGGGGATGTCTGTGCCCTGTCGGGGCTccggcagggatggggagaagtTAACCCCGTGGGATGGCAGGATCCGAATCGCGGGGGGATTCCTGACACTGcttctgggcagagctgggctcgCCTTCATTGTGGGCTGGAAATTATTCACAACCTGCCAGACCGGGATGTCCCTTCAGTCCTGTCCGGACTGTCATCACTGCCAGTAATTTCCTCCAGGTGCAGCTGCACCGGTAGTGAGCTAAAGCCTTGATCCAGCGAATAGAGCAGAACTCAGGGAATCACCCTGACATCACCCgggctgtcccagcagcacacaaaGCACAAAGAGCAGAGCCGCAGGATGATTTCCCTCCCTCCGCAGAGGTGACATGTCCCCGGGCACCGAGCATCGCCAACGGGCGGCACAGCGGGCACCCCTCGGCCAGGGTGTCCCGGGGAGTGACCGTGTCCTACAGCTGCCGGGAGggcttccagctgctgggcagcgTGTCCATCACCTGCACGGACTCCGGGCTCTGGAGCCGGCCCCTGCCCCGCTGTGAAGGTGTGTGGGTGCCCcgctcctgggctggggaggcGGGAGGGGGGCTGCGTGTCCTGCGGGGTCCTGGCAgtgaggagaggggagggagggctcTGTGCGTGCAGGACCCGCTCATGCACTGAAGTCTAAAGGacgctgtccctgtcccacagcgATCGGCTGCCGGGTACCCGAGGTGCAGAACGGCAAGGTCCACAACCTGCAGAGCACCTACAGAGCTGGGGAGACTCTGCACTTTTCCTGTGATGCTGGTTACGCCACGGAGGGCCCCGGTGAGGCTCGGTGCCAGCCCGGGGGCACCTGGGACCCGCCGGTGCTCGTGTGCCAGAGAGGTgagtgtggctgctgccaggaacaggggtgcaggcaggaacaggggTTCAGGCACGGATTTAACCCATCCGTGCAGCATCACTCTGGCTGCCTTCCCCTTGTTCCCTGCTCTCTCACTGAGTTTAATTTCTCATCTCCCTCTCGCAGTCCGGCCGTGCCCGATGCCTCCGGAGGTCGCCAATGGAAATCACAACGGGCAGAACAAAGCGGTTTTTAGCGCTGGGATGTCTGTGAGGTACACCTGCAATCCCGGCTATTACCTGGTTGGAAATGCCGCTGTGTTCTGCAGAGCATCGGGGAACTGGAGCCAGCCCCGCCCTCGCTGTGAAGGTAAgcccgggctctgtccccgctgGGGACAACTCCCCGtgtggctctgagcacaggggacaccCTCTCCAAATCCACTGAGACCTTCAGTAGAGACTAAATtccattttaatgaaatatacGGGTTTCTGATACGTAAAGGACAAGCTAAGGCCCAGGAATCCCGAGgcagcatcctcctccctgttctgcagccacagcctggctccagcacagccaggatgtGACAGTGCTGGGACCAGCACGGGCACGGAGGGGACACAGCTTTTAGGGGGAGACCAGCTGCGTTTAAATGGATCATTTCAATACTCTTCGTCCAGAAAAATCAGAGGATAGGCGGGACACCcaaaggctgcagctgccagtACCTGGGGCTCGAGCCCTCTGTCCTCCCAAAGTCAGACGTGCTGCAGGGTGGGGCTGAGCAGGCTCCCCAAAATCACCTCTCCCAAAGTCTCAGGGGGTTTTCCCTCCTCAGAGGTGACATGTCCCCGGGCACCGAGCATCGCCAACGGGCGGCACAGTGGGCACCCCTCGGCCAGGGTGTCCCGGGGAGTGACCGTGACCTACAGCTGCCGGGAGggcttccagctgctgggcaACGTGTCCATCACCTGCACGGACTCCGGGCTCTGGAGCCGGCCCCTGCCCCGCTGTGAAGGTGTGTGGGTGCCCcgctcctgggctggggaggcGGGAGGGGGGCTGCGTGTCCTGCGGGGTCCTGGCAgtgaggagaggggagggagggctcTGTGCGTGCAGGACCCGCTCATGCACTGCAGTCTAAAGGACGCTGTCGCTGTCCCACAGCGATCGGCTGCCGGGTACCCGAGGTGCAGAACGGCAAGGTCCACAACCTGCAGAGCACCTACAGAGCTGGGGAGACTCTGCACTTTGCCTGTGATGCTGGTTACACCACGGAGGGCCCCGGTGAGGCTCGGTGCCAGCCCGGGGGCACCTGGGACCCGCCGGTGCTCGTGTGCCAGAGAGGTgagtgtggctgctgccaggaacaggggtgcaggcaggaacaggggTTCGGGCACGGATTTAACCCATCCGTGCAGCATCACTCTGGCTGCCTTCCCCTTGTTCCCTGCTCTCTCACTGAGTTTAATTTCTCATCTCCCTCTCGCAGTCCGGCCGTGCCCGATGCCTCCGGAGGTCGCCAATGGAAATCACAACGGGCAGAACAAAGCGGTTTTTAGCGCTGGGATGTCTGTGAGGTACACCTGCAATCCCGGCTATTACCTGGTTGGAAATGCCGCTGTGTTCTGCAGAGCATCGGGGAACTGGAGCCAGCCCCGCCCTCGCTGTGAAGGTGAgcccgggctctgtccccgctgGGGACAGCTCCCCGtgtggctctgagcacaggggacaccCTCACCAGTGCAAACAAATCCTCCAAGAGGGTTAGTTCCATGTAAAGTGTCTCGTGGAATCAGTTAATGTCAAGCCTTCCCACGGCTGGGGAGGTTTTGGACATCCCGCcggttctgctgctgcagcacgaGCAGCCTGTGCTTTTGTGTTTGCTCTTGCTCCAACTCCTGCACACCCTCATTCCCAGGGACTGTCTGCATCAACCCAACTGTGGCCAATGGAAGGCAGGTTGGTGGCCACGGAGCTCTGTCTGCACCCGGGCAGTCGGTGACATTTCGGTGCCAGGACGGGTTCAGCCTGCGGGGCAGCGCCAGCGTGTCCTGCCAGGAGGATGGCAGCTGGCAGCCCCCTGCTCCCGAGTGTGACAGAGCCCTGCCTGACCAGAACTCCTCCAGCAGGCCTCCAGGTATGTGACAGAACTGCCTCGGAGCACACTGCTGTTTTATGTCCCCTAATCCTGTTTAAAACATGTTGTCAAACCCTTTGAGGGGAAGTTTTAAGCCTACCCTGGGAATAAGAACCTAATCCTCTGCAAGCCTTTGGGAAAATGTGTTAATTAATGGCTATATTAATCCAAATATACATTTTTCAAGGCAAACCAAATCCCTTTACTCGTAACAGTGCCCTTTTTGTGCCTGCCCCTGATGTTCCTGTCCTGCCTGCTTCTcacctctcttttctctctcactaGGTGCTTGTGATCCTCCCACAAGGTTACAGTTTGCTGAGCTAAATGAGGAGCATAGAAATGCCATTGGTTTTTCTGTTGGGAAGACTGTGCAATACACTTGCCGCCCTGGATATGCTAAAGTCCCAGGAATGTCACCTACTATTACATGCCTTGAGAGTGGAGTGTGGTCAGAAGCACTAGAGTTCTGTAAAAGTGAATAGTTCCTTGCTTTGGTGTCCATTGTTGCAGGAGGATCAGGTCTCAGGCTCTGTCCAAGCTGCCAAAACCTTGATGTTATTCTGAATATGTGACTAGTAAAGCCATGTAACTCTTTGTTGTTGGGAATGTGGGCAGGGGACTGGAGGAATAATTGCATATTTTGTACTGGGGTGTAGAGAGACAGGAGCCTCAAATCAGGgtgttttccttccccagggaaACAGTGCAGTCACCCTGGGGAGCCTATGAATGGCAAGATTATTTCCCTGACAAACCTCCAGCTTGGGTCTACAGTGGTTTACGGCTGTGAGGAAGGGTAAGTCCTGGTTTGGAGATGGATTAGGTGAGTGTCCCcttttttaatcccttttcATACACTCCCAGTAAATGGATTCTGTACAGAAGCCCCTTTAGGGTTCTGTACCTATAGAGCACATGAGGTGCTCACTATTGTGCCTATACACAAATATTGAGAAAAGGGCCAGGAGAGCAAGGAAGGAGCCTCCCCTTCAgggccacagctctgctgccagcagggcagatcccacatcccagtgctggggaggagcacTAACTCCATCTGAAATGGCTTGGGGTGAATGACTGATCCTTTTAACTGCAGGCACAGGTTAATTGGAAAAGCCAGCAGACGCTGTGAGGTCTCTGGGGGACGTGTTGCATGGAGTGGGGACGTTCCCCTCTGTCAGCGTAAGTAGCTCATGGCTCTGGGAAATCCTTTCCAGCAGAGACTGCCACATCTTTCCAATCAAAGCTTTCACAGgcaactgctctgctctgtgggcagGACAATTATCAGGTTTGGAAGTCATAAGAAAGCAGTCTGGGAAAAGGTACAAGATCCCAAAGCTTAGGGGAttctggaaagcagcacctCAGCTGGAGCTTTTCCAGCAGGGCTTGAGTGTCCTGCTGCTGACTGACACCACGAGCCcactgcaggagaggaggggaaacaTGCCCAGCTTGGGGTTGCTGTGTCAGACCCAGAGAGGACAGTCCCAGGGAGAGACAGAGCACTGAGCCAGGCCAGCAgtgagccccaaatcccaccctgggatTGCTCCCTCCCTGCAAGCCCTGGCgactgcccaggagctgctgtgctgctcctcagcaatTCCACCTCTGCTGATCAAGTGGTGTGGCTGAGCAGGGGGTTCATATgaagaataaaacattttctggtaCATTCTTAAAGCATTTCCCAGATTCTCCAGGTAGGTGTGAAGCACAGCTGACACACAGACTGGGCCTGTTGCAATCCTGGCATCAGGATTTGGCATCAGGTGGTGCAAAATAAGtatttgatttattatttcttaaaaagtaaaaaatgcaaAGGGTGCAGGTATTTCCTCCACAGAGCTTTGaatgctgctgtgctttctACCTGCCAGGGAGGTTCCATCCTGCTCACTTCAATCCATCCTTAGAACAAGTGTTTGTGCCCCACAGACCGGGGGATTCCAGGTGTTTGGTGCTGTAGAACTGACACGCCTTGTTCTGCACTCTGCAGGCATCCCCTGCGAGCCGCCCCCGGACATCCCCCACGGGAGACACTCGGGGAGGCTGCAGGACGAGTTCCACTACGGCACCTCGGTGACCTACAGCTGCAGCCCCGGCCTGGCCCTGCTCGGGGAGCCCTCCGTGCACTGCACCACCCGTGACGGCCACAACGGCGTGTGGAGCGAGCCCCTGCCCGCCTGCGGAGGTGCGGCGGGGCTGCCTGAGCCGCACGGACCCCAGAAatcctcccagcactgctgctccctgctgggaagCGCCGGGAAAATCCAGCCAGCCGGAATTCTTGCCCTGGCATTTTTAAGGGTTGaggtgcaggcagagcaggggaggctggagagccaccctgctgccccaggatccCCTATCCCCTTGGAGATGTTTGATACTGCAGGGTGCAGGCACAGCATCATCTCTAGGAAAATGATTTTCGGGCTTGTCTTAAAATTGCAGCCCTTGGTGtctccacagctgctctgctctgcctgaggGCCTGTTTTGATCTCCtgcacctctttttttttttttctttccagcgGCGAATTGTCCTGTCCCACGGATCCAGAACGGGAGGATCGTGGCTCGCAGGTCTGCCTACGCACACGGGGACACGGTGACCTTCGAATGCGACCCAGGCTATGCCATTCGCGGCCACAGAGAGACCCAGTGCCAACCAAACAACACCTGGGAGCCGCCTGTGCCTGTCTGCCAGCAGGGCAagtgtcccagcagggcagtgaccctCCCCTGCTCTCCCAAACCCCTTTTCTGGCTCTCTGACACCGTGTGTCTCTCCCggcagctggctgcagagccccggccaggctgggctttgcCGAGCTGAAGGAGCCCTACAGGAACCGGACGGTGTTTCCCGAGGGGAGCAGGGTGGAATACGAGTGCCAGCCCGGCTACACCCCGCTCCCGGGCGTGTCACCGGCCGTCACCTGCCTCGGCAACCAGAGCTGGTCTGCGGCGCTGCACTTCTGTACAAGTGCGTCCTGCAAGGGCTGAACACCCGCAGTTTTTGCTCCCAGTGGTGACAGCCCCGGCAGGGATGGGCTGACACAGGCTGGAATTCCCTTCCAGGGAagcagtgtcccagcccagggaaccCAGCGAATGGCAGGGCTGTTGTCGTGACAGATCTCCTCTTCGGATCCAGAATCAATTACACTTGTGACAAGGGGTGAGTCCCGCCCTAGTGAGAGGGAAGTGGATTTTCAGCTTTACACAAAATTACACTTGTGTCAAGGGTGAGTCCCGCCCTGGTGAGAGTGAAGTGAATTTTGAGCTTTACACAAAATTACACTTGTGACAAGGGGTGAGTCCTGCCCTGGTGAGAGTGAAGTGGATTTTCAGCTTTACACAACCCAGCTCCCAAGTCAGAACTCTTGGCTGCTACTTGCAAAGGTCATAAAGAAATCCCAAGAAATCTCACTGTTAATTAATTAACCCTTCTGTGTGGTCCAGGTACAAGCTGGTGGGAGGCTCCCACAGAATTTGCGAGGTCTCTGGCACGCGTGTCTCGTGGAGTGGGGATCCTCCTGTCTGCCAGCGTAAGTAGGGCACACAACAGGTTCTTGGAGATGCTTTCCATGATAAAGTGGGGCTTCTTTCAAGCCAAAGGTTTTGTTGTCACTGAAtgtgtaaaatatttcctttttctttcattttgttttggaTATGCTTCTGAAAATAGTTTAAAAGGTCTTTTAATTGTTCTGGTCCAAACTGGGAAGAAGCATTCATGTTTCAAACTGCCTGTTAGTGGGTATTTCTCACAGGCCAGTCTCTCTTTGTGCCACCGATGGTTATGGAAAAGGAGGTGACAATTGTCGCAGACACGGGCAGAAGGAAGTGACTCACAGGAGGGGGTAGATTTTCCTACCTAcgtgtgattttttttcacgCAAAGTTTCTTCCTGGAGAATTTGGGTCACTGTGTGACTGCTGAGGAGGTTTCCTGTCCATCAGTGaccttgtcctgccctcagGTATCACCTGCGCTGCCCCTCCGGCCATCCCGCAGGGCACACACAGCGGCGGCTCCAGGGACACTTTCTCCTTCGGGGACGTGGTCACCTACAGCTGCGCCTCGGGGCTGGCCCCGGCTGGAAacacctccctgtcctgcacctCCCTGGATGGGGAGCACGGCACCTGGAGCGGGGCAGTGCCGCGGTGCCAAGGTACAGCTCGGGCAGTGCCCACggccagctctgtccctggcaCAAGGGACGTGGGGCAGCTCACAATCCTCtgattctatttatttatttatttatttacttattgattttaaaatcattatatatttatttatatatttatatttatttatatatttctatttctatttatatttaatttctatattAATACTCACTTTTACTTATATTTACTTATATTCACTTATATTGATTTATATTtacttatatttattttatttacttacatttatttttatttacttatatttatttatttttatttatttttatttatttttatttatttttatttatttttattcattcttatttattcttatttatttattcagagCGGTTAATGTCAGTGTTCAAAACAACCCGGAGGATTTACAATTTTCTTAATCGGTTTTCTACGCATCAAATGCTTATTTGAGCAGCGTTTTGGTGTAAcagctttttgtttctgttgctgATGGAGATGTTTTCATTACACCTAAATTTGATGCATTATTTCCGAAAAAGCCCTAAAAAGCAGGATGCTGGTCCatgatggagagcagagctcctgaGTGACTGCACTGGtgtttcctccctcctctgctggcaCAAGGTTGATGGTTGGCGGTTTTCTCGCCCTGCCCGTTTCTCACCCGCCCCTCCTGTCCCGGCAGAGGTGACGTGTCCCGCGCCCCCCGGCATCGCCAACGGGCGGCACAGCGCCAGCGCCGGGGCCCGGCACCGCCCGGGCTCGCTGGTTCTCTACTCCTGCGCCGAGGGCTATTCCCTGCTGGGCAACGCCTCCGTCCGCTGCACGGCCAGGGGGACCTGGAgccggccccagccccgctgccaaggtgtgctcctgtcccctctctgctgcccctgggctcTTCCCCCTTCTTGCCTCTTGGTTTAATCTCTGCCACCAAAGCCCCAGGGGAGGCAGAGACCAGAGGTGCCACGGGCAGGTGCAGCCCCGTGTGCCCCTCTGGGTTTCCCTTTCTGTGCCCGCTGGGTACAAACGCCCAGGAACAGCTAATAATGATGTTTTGTGTAAGAGCAAGAGTCAGTAGTGTTGAAATGCCCGTGGCAGTGATCCAAGGCTCAGCAgcaggtgctgtccctgcccagtgcccctccacacccccagctcctcacaccctcctgctcctcccttccAGCAACCGGCTGCACCAGGCCAGAGATCGAGAATGGGAAAGTCAGTGGGCTGGAGACCACCTACATGCTGGAGGACACCATTTTCTTCGAGTGCAACTTTGGTTATGCCTTGAACGGCTCTCAGGAGTCTCGGTGCCAGTTTGGGGGCAAGTGGCACCCTCCAGTCCCCACCTGTGAGAAGTGTAAGTGCAGATGAGGGGCAGGGTGGTAGCAGATTCCTGAACCTCTGTGTGGAGGTAaaggggctgggaaggaaaaacGTGCACGTGTTTGTTCTGCCATCCTCATGATCCTCATTCAAAGTTAAGAGGCTGCCTTACCCTCCAGGGGGGTTGTGTTACGAGCTCTTGTCCAGCTGGGActtttccctctccttgcaGTGCCGCCGTGTCCTTCCCCTCCGGTTATCAGGAACGGCCATCACGACAGCCAGGGTGTGAGCGAGTTCATCCCTGGCATGTCAGTGAAGTACCACTGTGACCCTGGGTACGTCCTCACCGGGAAAACCACGGTTTCCTGCTTGCCCACGGGAGTCTGGAGCATCCCTTACCCGCACTGTGAAGGTGAGCTGGCAATGCTGTTCCCcgcagagggaagggagagcactgtgctcacacagctccCAAAACCAGGGAGGATccctcagctctggcagctgctccccaaCCCCGA
The sequence above is a segment of the Oenanthe melanoleuca isolate GR-GAL-2019-014 chromosome 26, OMel1.0, whole genome shotgun sequence genome. Coding sequences within it:
- the LOC130263545 gene encoding complement receptor type 1-like, which gives rise to MVPTFTLCLLGSAALLLSTPPGAQAAYCPFPRVQYGSVLPYRHHYRTWETVTFNCHPGYTLRGPHGSTCGAGSRWDPPPPECRKEVTCPRAPSIANGRHSGHPSARVSRGVTVSYSCREGFQLLGSVSITCTDSGLWSRPLPRCEAIGCRVPEVQNGKVHNLQSTYRAGETLHFSCDAGYATEGPGEARCQPGGTWDPPVLVCQRVRPCPMPPEVANGNHNGQNKAVFSAGMSVRYTCNPGYYLVGNAAVFCRASGNWSQPRPRCEEVTCPRAPSIANGRHSGHPSARVSRGVTVTYSCREGFQLLGNVSITCTDSGLWSRPLPRCEAIGCRVPEVQNGKVHNLQSTYRAGETLHFACDAGYTTEGPGEARCQPGGTWDPPVLVCQRVRPCPMPPEVANGNHNGQNKAVFSAGMSVRYTCNPGYYLVGNAAVFCRASGNWSQPRPRCEGTVCINPTVANGRQVGGHGALSAPGQSVTFRCQDGFSLRGSASVSCQEDGSWQPPAPECDRALPDQNSSSRPPGACDPPTRLQFAELNEEHRNAIGFSVGKTVQYTCRPGYAKVPGMSPTITCLESGVWSEALEFCKRKQCSHPGEPMNGKIISLTNLQLGSTVVYGCEEGHRLIGKASRRCEVSGGRVAWSGDVPLCQRIPCEPPPDIPHGRHSGRLQDEFHYGTSVTYSCSPGLALLGEPSVHCTTRDGHNGVWSEPLPACGAANCPVPRIQNGRIVARRSAYAHGDTVTFECDPGYAIRGHRETQCQPNNTWEPPVPVCQQAGCRAPARLGFAELKEPYRNRTVFPEGSRVEYECQPGYTPLPGVSPAVTCLGNQSWSAALHFCTRKQCPSPGNPANGRAVVVTDLLFGSRINYTCDKGYKLVGGSHRICEVSGTRVSWSGDPPVCQRITCAAPPAIPQGTHSGGSRDTFSFGDVVTYSCASGLAPAGNTSLSCTSLDGEHGTWSGAVPRCQEVTCPAPPGIANGRHSASAGARHRPGSLVLYSCAEGYSLLGNASVRCTARGTWSRPQPRCQATGCTRPEIENGKVSGLETTYMLEDTIFFECNFGYALNGSQESRCQFGGKWHPPVPTCEKLPPCPSPPVIRNGHHDSQGVSEFIPGMSVKYHCDPGYVLTGKTTVSCLPTGVWSIPYPHCEAVTCSSPSVKDGEVAEGRRAVYHPGDNVTFQCHPGFVLRGSRGAECQPDSRWVPAVPTCQPAGCGTPTPLLFAELSEEYENQTEFPVGMTVNYTCRPGYVGQPQISPTITCLDNLTWSEAQEFCKMLQCPSPPNIDKGNHDSQDLEVFPTGMVVNYSCDPGYSLQGQASIYCTDSGNWSLPLPQCAGGCGAPPNLSFAELTREYKNQQEFAVGDTVRYSCRPGHSRRPGMPQTLTCLQNHTWSEALEFCKRKQCKQPDPPRNGRAVLTDLLFGSTVNYTCDEGYRLVGQPHRRCEILGRDVAWTGLPPICQRVVCPAPQIQNGRVAVPKPRYTHRDSVTFKCRRGFTLQGHPSSQCRGDRRWHPPPPVCEQGKEQLWALLGLHIPPDFSCQPTKLQAGFIFPVCSNYFKENAEFFPFIYASLHTQEVSQGLGKAVSIGMVCTFSHCLLQSIIHILFIPWKLPNICMQPIETTKLPCFLAFLSVTLIFRPFLPGLGQDVCWFFGICGIWYHLNKGRGLKPSLVCFQHLCQSMPASLFHLLFQNYLLGTHKIFLFPPQHLCTSLFSVLHCSKPANITHGSFSGPAKAVFAPGTSVNYICEPGFSLLGTASIYCTASGAWSHPPPVCRAVKCLQPPNIPNGKVRGNTSAPFPSGAAVSYSCDPGYSLLGSAVINCTGSGTWSQPLPQCEEIRCEFPDVQGVKKAIKGNSYRSGTNITLECDDGYMLEGISHTQCQEDFSWDPPVPACKLMSPKSRSVGLGVAAAAVLLLLGAGVAWKIISKQKEGYYHTYENYNYRTPLTPATEHKGSCLP